The Formosa sp. Hel1_33_131 genome window below encodes:
- a CDS encoding DUF4301 family protein yields MNYTPSDIEHFESLGLSLTDVAKQLEHYKSPLGFVNLKASATIGKGIIKLSDLEINEFIEYYEEQKTCLAVVKFTPASGAASRMFKMLHEFLADYDPQKESINSYINKNKITELFLFFVTIEKLPFHDEAVAKMRAMIPDYDLLTLDQRRLLFVKTILEETYLNYSNIPKGLLPFHKYKNHISTAFEEHLFEAAKYASVNGKAVLHFTITKTHLKQFQTKLASIQEQVETKTNTTFKITFSNQEPNTDVLAVDLKNTPFRLKNKLLFRPSGHGALIKNLNQINADIIFIKNVDNVVVNNYLDEIVRYKKALAGILLKTQSQVFSYAKALESKGISKVDIEEIAGFLTQNLNIVISSQFSKYANKHKIEYLQSKINRPMRVCGMVKNESEPGGGPFWVRHDNGEVSLQIVEASQVDINLKNQKAILTNATHFNPVDIICGVKNYKGEAYDLEQFIDSNTYFVTTKTKYGQKLKTLERPGLWNGSMADWNTIFVEVPIITFNPVKTVNDLLKFTHQVK; encoded by the coding sequence TTGAATTATACCCCTTCAGACATAGAGCATTTTGAAAGCTTAGGGCTTAGCTTGACAGATGTTGCCAAGCAATTAGAGCACTATAAGTCACCTCTAGGTTTTGTGAATTTAAAAGCCTCGGCAACTATAGGCAAAGGCATCATAAAACTTTCAGACTTAGAAATTAATGAGTTCATTGAATATTATGAAGAACAGAAAACCTGTCTTGCCGTAGTTAAATTTACACCAGCTTCTGGGGCAGCTTCGCGAATGTTTAAGATGTTGCATGAATTTTTGGCGGATTACGACCCTCAAAAAGAATCGATCAATTCTTATATAAATAAAAATAAAATCACTGAATTGTTTTTGTTTTTTGTAACCATCGAAAAACTTCCATTTCATGATGAAGCAGTTGCTAAAATGCGGGCAATGATCCCGGATTATGACTTGCTCACTTTAGATCAAAGACGCCTCTTGTTTGTGAAGACCATCTTAGAAGAAACGTATTTAAATTATTCAAACATCCCCAAAGGATTATTGCCTTTTCACAAGTACAAAAATCATATTTCAACCGCTTTTGAAGAACATTTATTCGAAGCGGCAAAATATGCTTCTGTAAATGGCAAAGCTGTATTGCATTTTACGATTACTAAAACGCATTTGAAACAATTCCAGACAAAATTAGCATCTATACAAGAACAGGTTGAAACCAAAACCAATACCACATTCAAAATCACGTTCTCAAATCAAGAACCGAATACAGATGTTTTGGCAGTAGATTTAAAAAACACCCCTTTTAGGTTAAAAAACAAACTACTGTTCAGACCGTCGGGACATGGTGCCTTAATAAAAAATTTAAATCAAATTAATGCCGATATTATTTTTATTAAAAATGTAGATAATGTTGTGGTTAACAACTATCTAGATGAAATAGTGCGCTATAAAAAAGCACTTGCGGGCATATTATTGAAGACGCAAAGTCAGGTATTTTCCTATGCAAAAGCCTTGGAGTCTAAAGGCATATCTAAAGTTGATATAGAAGAAATTGCAGGATTTTTAACCCAAAACCTAAATATTGTAATTAGCTCTCAATTCAGCAAATATGCAAATAAGCATAAAATCGAATATTTACAGTCCAAAATTAACCGCCCAATGCGGGTTTGTGGGATGGTAAAAAATGAAAGTGAACCTGGAGGTGGCCCTTTTTGGGTAAGGCATGACAATGGAGAAGTATCGTTGCAAATAGTAGAAGCGAGTCAAGTGGATATAAATCTAAAAAATCAGAAAGCTATTTTGACAAATGCCACGCACTTTAATCCTGTTGATATTATTTGTGGTGTCAAAAATTACAAAGGGGAAGCCTATGATTTAGAGCAATTTATAGATTCTAATACTTACTTTGTGACGACAAAAACAAAATACGGTCAAAAACTCAAAACCTTAGAGAGGCCCGGTTTATGGAATGGCAGCATGGCCGATTGGAATACAATTTTTGTGGAAGTTCCAATTATCACATTCAACCCTGTTAAAACAGTGAATGATCTTTTAAAGTTTACACATCAAGTAAAATAA
- a CDS encoding AAA family ATPase, whose amino-acid sequence MEKTLEQQHSNCIKVVLFGPESTGKTTLSKALAEHYGTHWVAEYARDYLQNKWDIEQKTCERSDLLPIAIGQMQLENAAAAKTDELLFCDTNLLETKVYSEVYYDGYCDPVIKDYAKKNCYNLYFLCDIDVPWVADDLRDKPYERKKMFSAFEAALQKQELPYVILSGSKTNRLKNAVNHINQLLIPTI is encoded by the coding sequence TCAAACTGCATAAAAGTAGTTTTATTTGGTCCAGAATCTACAGGAAAGACAACCTTATCTAAAGCGTTGGCAGAACATTACGGCACACATTGGGTTGCTGAATATGCGCGAGACTATCTTCAAAATAAATGGGACATTGAACAAAAAACCTGTGAGCGGTCTGATTTATTGCCAATTGCGATCGGTCAAATGCAATTAGAAAATGCGGCTGCAGCCAAAACAGACGAACTCTTATTTTGCGATACCAACCTGCTGGAAACAAAAGTATACTCTGAAGTTTACTATGATGGGTACTGTGATCCTGTAATTAAGGACTATGCTAAAAAAAATTGTTATAACTTGTACTTTTTATGTGACATTGATGTTCCTTGGGTGGCAGACGATTTGAGAGACAAGCCCTATGAACGAAAAAAAATGTTTTCAGCATTTGAAGCGGCTTTACAAAAACAGGAGCTCCCTTATGTGATTTTAAGCGGTTCTAAAACGAACCGATTGAAAAATGCGGTCAACCACATAAACCAACTTTTAATACCAACGATTTGA